The proteins below come from a single Hippocampus zosterae strain Florida chromosome 5, ASM2543408v3, whole genome shotgun sequence genomic window:
- the zgc:110410 gene encoding protein lifeguard 1, which produces MDDVNSRRNDYDGPSPPPYNPDCEKKSYTGQTYQVGNGGIAVVTPRCSYENTVYSERQAAAGDEQQFDRAPPVYSTGFQDSVFADSTIRRAFIRKVYLTLMIQLLVTVGIICAFLYWDSLKEWTWTNNWFSYAMMATVTVLIVVLSCCDNIRRRVPLNFITLGLFTIAEGLMLGSVTVFFSAEPVLWAVGATAFVSFSLSVFAMQSKYDFTMASGSLWVFGWTLFSFGLLCAIFRSQFAYIAYACLGTLLFSLYLVFDTQLIVGGKHRKYEVSPEEYVFAALSLYLDIVVLFLFLLKLINICR; this is translated from the exons atggatgatgtTAATAGTCGCAGAAATGATTACGATGGACCTTCACCTCCACCCTACAATCCTGACTGTGAGAAGAAATCATACACAGGGCAGACGTATCAG GTGGGGAATGGAGGTATTGCGGTGGTGACTCCACGATGCAGCTATGAAAACACGGTCTACTCAGAAAGACAAGCAGCTGCTGGGGATGAGCAGCAGTTTGACCGAGCGCCACCAGTCTACTCTACCGGCTTTCAGGACAGTGTTTTTGCAGATTCTACGATACGAAGAG CTTTCATAAGGAAAGTCTACCTGACCTTGATGATTCAGCTGCTGGTGACTGTTGGGATCATCTGTGCTTTTCTGTACTG GGATTCTCTAAAGGAATGGACGTGGACCAACAACTGGTTCTCCTATGCCATGAT GGCGACGGTGACCGTACTCATTGTGGTCTTGTCCTGCTGTGACAACATTCGCCGTCGGGTCCCCCTCAATTTCATCACCCtgggtttgttt ACTATTGCAGAGGGCTTGATGCTGGGATCAGTCACAGT GTTCTTCTCAGCTGAACCTGTTCTGTGGGCCGTGGGTGCGACAGCGTTTGTGTCCTTCTCGCTGAGTGTATTTGCAATGCAGTCAAAG TATGACTTCACCATGGCAAGTGGAAGCCTGTGGGTGTTTGGCTGGACTCTCTTTTCCTTTGGACTGCTCTGTGCAATCTTTCGATCGCAG TTTGCTTACATTGCCTATGCCTGCCTGGGCACCTTGCTGTTTTCCTTG TACCTGGTGTTTGATACCCAGCTCATCGTGGGTGGGAAACACAGAAAATATGAGGTCTCTCCTGAGGAGTATGTGTTTGCTGCTCTCAGCCTCTACCTGGACATTGTTGTCTTGTTCCTTTTCTTGCTGAAACTTATCAATATCTGCCGCTGA